From Salinirubellus salinus, the proteins below share one genomic window:
- the rpl12p gene encoding 50S ribosomal protein P1 produces the protein MEYVYAALLLHESGDELNEDNITAVLDAAGVDVEQSRVKALVAALEDVDIEEALETAAAVPAAGGAAGGSAGGDDESADESADEGGDEAEAEAEEEDEEEDDDAGGEGLGNLFG, from the coding sequence ATGGAATACGTTTACGCTGCACTGCTGCTGCACGAGTCCGGTGACGAACTGAACGAAGACAACATCACTGCCGTCCTCGACGCCGCTGGCGTCGACGTCGAGCAGTCCCGCGTCAAGGCCCTCGTGGCTGCCCTCGAGGACGTCGACATCGAGGAGGCCCTCGAGACGGCCGCCGCCGTCCCCGCCGCTGGTGGGGCCGCGGGCGGTTCCGCCGGTGGAGACGACGAGTCCGCCGACGAGTCCGCCGACGAAGGTGGCGACGAGGCCGAAGCGGAGGCCGAGGAGGAAGACGAGGAAGAGGACGACGACGCCGGTGGCGAGGGCCTCGGCAACCTCTTCGGCTGA
- a CDS encoding 50S ribosomal protein L10 has translation MSAESAEERKTETIPQWKQEEVDDLVATLESYESVGVVNIAGIPSRQLQSMRADLYGSAELRVSRNTLLVRALEEVDDGLEQLTEYVTGQVGLVGTDENPFGLFKQLEASKTPAPINAGEVAPNDIVIPEGDTGVDPGPFVGELQQVGANARIDGGSIKVMEDSTVLSAGEEVSQQLANVLNELGIEPKEVGLDLRGVYADGVLFEPEELELDIDQYRADIQSAASAGRNLSINAGYPTARTVGSMLAKASGEAKSLGVYAAIESPDFVDDLLSKADAQLRSLAAHIDDEEALPEELRGDVAPATEPDSEESETEATETEEETDDQPAEEADADASDDDEDDDEDGDGDALGAMFG, from the coding sequence ATGAGCGCGGAGTCCGCCGAGGAACGCAAGACCGAGACCATCCCGCAGTGGAAACAGGAGGAGGTCGACGACCTCGTGGCGACGCTCGAGTCCTACGAGTCCGTCGGCGTCGTCAACATCGCGGGGATCCCGTCGCGCCAGCTCCAGTCGATGCGCGCGGACCTCTACGGCAGCGCCGAACTGCGCGTCTCGCGCAACACGCTGCTGGTCCGTGCCCTCGAGGAGGTCGACGACGGTCTCGAACAGCTGACGGAGTACGTCACCGGGCAGGTCGGTCTGGTCGGTACCGACGAGAACCCGTTCGGCCTGTTCAAGCAACTGGAGGCGTCGAAGACGCCCGCGCCCATCAACGCCGGCGAGGTGGCGCCCAACGACATCGTCATCCCCGAGGGTGACACCGGGGTCGACCCCGGTCCGTTCGTGGGCGAACTCCAGCAGGTCGGTGCGAACGCCCGCATCGACGGCGGCTCCATCAAGGTCATGGAGGACTCCACGGTCCTCTCGGCCGGCGAGGAGGTGTCGCAGCAGCTGGCGAACGTCCTCAACGAGCTCGGTATCGAGCCCAAGGAGGTCGGGCTGGACCTGCGCGGCGTCTACGCCGACGGTGTCCTGTTCGAACCCGAGGAACTCGAACTGGACATCGACCAGTACCGCGCTGACATCCAGAGCGCGGCGTCGGCCGGCCGGAACCTCTCGATCAACGCCGGGTACCCGACCGCTCGTACGGTCGGGTCGATGCTCGCGAAGGCGTCCGGCGAGGCCAAGAGCCTCGGCGTCTACGCGGCCATCGAGTCCCCCGACTTCGTGGACGACCTGCTGTCGAAGGCGGACGCCCAGCTCCGCTCGCTCGCGGCCCACATCGACGACGAGGAGGCCCTGCCCGAGGAACTCCGCGGCGACGTGGCCCCGGCGACGGAGCCCGACTCCGAGGAATCGGAGACTGAGGCGACCGAAACGGAAGAAGAGACTGACGACCAACCTGCCGAGGAGGCCGACGCCGACGCGTCCGACGACGACGAGGACGACGACGAAGACGGTGACGGTGACGCTCTCGGCGCCATGTTCGGGTGA
- a CDS encoding 50S ribosomal protein L1 — translation MADSIEEAVTRALEDAPQRNFRETVDLAINLRDLDLNDPNNRVDESIVLPSGTGQETRIVVFATGETALRAEDVADDVLSPDELEELGDDTDAAKDLADETDFFVAEANMMQDIGRYLGTVLGPRGKMPTPLQPDDDVVETVDRMKNTVQLRSRDRRTFHTRVGAEDMTAEDIASNIGVIVRRLEANLEKGPLNIDGIYVKTTMGPSVEVPT, via the coding sequence ATGGCAGATTCGATAGAAGAAGCAGTCACTCGCGCACTCGAGGATGCACCCCAGCGGAACTTCCGTGAGACGGTGGACCTCGCGATCAACCTGCGCGACTTAGACCTCAACGACCCCAACAATCGTGTGGACGAGTCTATCGTCCTCCCGAGCGGGACGGGTCAAGAAACACGTATCGTCGTGTTCGCCACGGGCGAGACCGCCCTGCGCGCCGAGGACGTCGCCGACGACGTGCTCTCTCCGGACGAACTGGAGGAGCTCGGTGACGACACCGACGCCGCGAAGGACCTCGCAGACGAGACGGATTTCTTCGTCGCCGAGGCGAACATGATGCAGGACATCGGTCGCTACCTGGGTACCGTGCTCGGTCCCCGAGGGAAGATGCCGACCCCCCTGCAGCCGGACGACGACGTCGTCGAGACCGTCGACCGGATGAAGAACACGGTCCAGCTCCGCTCCCGTGACCGGCGGACGTTCCACACCCGCGTGGGTGCGGAGGACATGACGGCCGAGGACATCGCCTCGAACATCGGCGTCATCGTCCGTCGGCTGGAGGCGAACCTCGAGAAGGGGCCGCTCAACATCGACGGCATCTACGTCAAGACGACGATGGGGCCGTCCGTGGAGGTGCCCACATGA
- a CDS encoding TMEM165/GDT1 family protein, which translates to MASFLEILVAAATLQLLVLPGEKVQMIIAGLSTKYRPGTVVAGAGVAFGGWTALEVAFGEAVKGALPAVYLDAITGVLFVVFAVLLANSARTLDGESEQLLSDGGTASSSAGLVARLDARLPDRFEGFVPAFSASAFGEFGDKTQVVTIGLAVQYGAHPAIWLGEMLAIIPVSLLTAFAFNRGAHRLSPDQRRYVLYGAAVLFLLFAADVAAGYWFGVSVTPV; encoded by the coding sequence ATGGCGTCGTTCCTCGAGATACTGGTGGCGGCCGCGACGCTCCAGTTGCTCGTGTTGCCGGGCGAGAAGGTCCAGATGATCATCGCAGGGCTCTCGACGAAGTACCGGCCCGGGACGGTCGTCGCCGGTGCCGGGGTGGCGTTCGGCGGCTGGACGGCGCTGGAGGTGGCGTTCGGCGAGGCGGTGAAGGGGGCACTCCCGGCCGTCTACCTCGACGCCATCACCGGTGTGCTGTTCGTCGTGTTCGCCGTCCTCCTGGCGAACTCGGCCCGGACGCTCGACGGCGAGAGCGAGCAACTGCTCAGCGACGGCGGCACCGCGAGCTCGAGTGCGGGACTCGTCGCGCGGCTCGACGCTCGCCTCCCCGACCGGTTCGAGGGGTTCGTGCCCGCCTTCTCGGCGAGCGCGTTCGGGGAGTTCGGCGACAAGACGCAGGTGGTCACCATCGGACTCGCTGTCCAGTACGGCGCACACCCCGCCATCTGGCTGGGCGAGATGCTCGCCATCATCCCCGTGAGCCTGCTGACCGCGTTCGCGTTCAACCGCGGGGCACACCGGCTGAGTCCCGACCAGCGGCGGTACGTCCTCTACGGGGCTGCCGTGCTGTTCCTCCTGTTCGCGGCGGACGTGGCGGCTGGCTACTGGTTCGGCGTGAGCGTGACCCCCGTCTGA
- a CDS encoding 50S ribosomal protein L11 — MAGTIEVLVPGGQANPGPPLGPELGPTPVDVQAVVSEINEQTAAFDGTEVPVTVEYEDDGSFTIDVGVPPTAALVKDELGFETGSGVPQEDFVADASVEQIKKIAEQKLPDLLAYDLKGAAKEVVGTCTSLGVTIEGENPREFKEKIDAGEYDEVFAEAPEA, encoded by the coding sequence ATGGCTGGAACTATCGAAGTGCTCGTCCCCGGCGGGCAGGCCAACCCGGGGCCGCCGCTGGGTCCCGAGCTGGGTCCGACGCCGGTAGACGTGCAGGCAGTCGTGAGCGAGATCAACGAGCAGACCGCCGCGTTCGACGGCACCGAGGTGCCCGTCACGGTCGAGTACGAGGACGACGGGTCGTTCACCATCGACGTGGGTGTCCCGCCGACCGCGGCACTCGTCAAGGACGAACTCGGTTTCGAGACGGGCAGCGGCGTCCCGCAGGAGGACTTCGTCGCCGACGCGAGCGTCGAGCAGATCAAGAAGATCGCCGAGCAGAAGCTCCCCGACCTGCTGGCCTACGACCTGAAGGGGGCCGCGAAGGAGGTCGTCGGGACCTGCACGTCGCTCGGTGTCACCATCGAGGGCGAGAACCCACGCGAATTCAAGGAGAAGATCGACGCTGGTGAGTACGACGAGGTCTTTGCGGAAGCGCCGGAAGCGTAG
- a CDS encoding METTL5 family protein yields the protein MTETRRRLAQELGVVVGFEEPRAGLEQYHTPAELAAHIVHVADLQGDVEGRTVVDLGSGTGMLSLGAALRGPDLVVGVELDPAALATARENERRVGTRTDVEWVRADATDPPLRRRERTTVLMNPPFGAQRGNEHADRAFLATAARLADVSYSVHNAGSREFVEAFAADEGGEVTHAFRAELELPHQFEFHSEAERVLDAEVFRIEWSHDA from the coding sequence GTGACCGAGACGCGCCGCCGCCTCGCGCAGGAACTCGGCGTCGTGGTCGGCTTCGAGGAGCCACGTGCCGGGCTCGAACAGTACCACACGCCCGCGGAGCTCGCGGCCCACATCGTCCACGTCGCCGACCTGCAGGGGGACGTGGAGGGGCGGACCGTCGTCGACCTCGGGAGCGGGACGGGGATGCTCTCGCTCGGTGCTGCCCTCCGCGGCCCGGACCTGGTGGTGGGCGTCGAACTCGACCCCGCCGCCCTCGCGACGGCCCGAGAGAACGAACGCCGGGTCGGGACCCGGACCGACGTGGAGTGGGTCCGCGCCGACGCCACGGACCCGCCGCTGCGACGACGCGAGAGGACGACGGTCCTGATGAACCCCCCGTTCGGCGCCCAGCGCGGGAACGAACACGCCGACCGGGCGTTCCTCGCGACGGCGGCGCGACTCGCGGACGTCTCGTACTCCGTCCACAACGCCGGGAGCCGCGAGTTCGTGGAGGCGTTCGCGGCCGACGAGGGCGGCGAGGTTACCCACGCCTTCCGGGCCGAGTTGGAGCTACCCCACCAGTTCGAGTTCCACAGCGAGGCCGAACGCGTCCTCGACGCCGAGGTGTTCCGCATCGAGTGGAGCCACGACGCCTGA
- a CDS encoding rhomboid family intramembrane serine protease, with protein MHLPSFPLVSAPWWGVVASLPWWQLGLLASLVVAFVVVRRLADPRGKWGLTLRRRFVLGVPWGTLLVVVGVLSFYLFVQGGVDHWRSPVVIPFRAWSYYYPLGVLTAGFAHGGATHLTGNLLGTLVFGTVAEYAWGHFPRERGSAAFSSLGTHPGARIGAFVGATVVVGILAGLFSLGPVVGFSGVVFAYAGFALVQLPVLTLVVVLGGGAVDLAYRAFNRPTIQSATGPSFSSPWWAEVAIQGHALGLFIGVVLGVALVRRREAFPDPLSLFVATVAFGVDRGLWAVYGFLGNGRFELYRAGGLALLLVMAGLVTAAATARPRTLVARIDLQSHEAALGLTLAVLVALSVVAVPYNLLALGTGDGLADRPAVEVRDYEVYYAENVQDRLVGGIDVPGLDTDVRTSGVIVVSEQRNIWWTAFGKRSLAFGGDRYVRLGGVGWRETVRANRTGWSAVGNASAYRVRLKPVGGEYVTAYQSAPVRAEPTIGGRNVTLFPANGGFGVAVTRGNETLGTAPIPANATAVNVGGILVENDAGRLFVIDGGTRVRVANRETYR; from the coding sequence GTGCACCTGCCGTCGTTCCCGCTCGTCTCGGCCCCGTGGTGGGGGGTGGTCGCCTCGCTCCCGTGGTGGCAACTGGGACTGCTGGCCTCGCTGGTCGTCGCGTTCGTGGTCGTGCGCCGACTGGCCGACCCCCGGGGGAAGTGGGGGCTGACGCTGCGACGCCGGTTCGTCCTCGGCGTCCCGTGGGGGACGCTCCTCGTAGTGGTCGGCGTGCTGTCGTTCTACCTGTTCGTCCAGGGTGGGGTGGACCACTGGCGCTCGCCGGTCGTCATCCCGTTCCGCGCGTGGTCGTACTACTACCCGCTGGGGGTCCTGACCGCGGGGTTCGCCCACGGTGGGGCCACGCACCTCACGGGGAACCTGCTGGGGACGCTCGTCTTCGGGACGGTGGCTGAGTACGCCTGGGGGCACTTCCCCCGCGAGCGCGGGTCGGCCGCCTTCTCGTCGCTCGGCACCCACCCCGGTGCTCGTATCGGTGCGTTCGTCGGCGCGACCGTCGTCGTCGGGATACTCGCCGGCCTCTTCTCGCTCGGGCCGGTCGTCGGGTTCTCGGGTGTCGTCTTCGCGTACGCGGGGTTCGCGCTCGTCCAGCTCCCCGTCCTGACGCTCGTGGTCGTCCTCGGCGGCGGGGCGGTCGACCTCGCCTACCGCGCGTTCAACCGGCCGACAATCCAGTCGGCCACCGGCCCCTCGTTCTCCTCGCCGTGGTGGGCGGAGGTGGCTATCCAGGGCCACGCGCTCGGCCTGTTCATCGGGGTGGTCCTCGGCGTCGCGCTCGTCCGTCGGCGCGAGGCGTTCCCGGACCCGCTCTCGCTGTTCGTCGCCACCGTCGCCTTCGGCGTCGACCGCGGGCTGTGGGCCGTCTACGGCTTCCTCGGCAACGGCCGGTTCGAACTCTACCGGGCCGGTGGGCTCGCCCTGCTGTTGGTGATGGCGGGGCTGGTGACGGCGGCGGCGACGGCCCGACCTCGCACGCTCGTCGCGCGCATCGACCTCCAGAGCCACGAGGCGGCCCTGGGGCTGACGCTCGCCGTGCTGGTGGCGCTCTCGGTGGTCGCGGTGCCGTACAACCTCCTCGCGCTCGGGACCGGCGACGGCCTCGCCGACCGGCCCGCCGTCGAGGTGCGCGACTACGAGGTCTACTACGCCGAGAACGTCCAGGACCGACTCGTCGGCGGTATCGACGTGCCGGGACTCGACACGGACGTGCGGACGAGCGGCGTCATCGTGGTCAGCGAACAGCGCAACATCTGGTGGACGGCGTTCGGCAAGCGGTCACTGGCGTTCGGCGGCGATCGCTACGTGAGACTCGGCGGTGTCGGGTGGCGCGAGACGGTCAGGGCGAACCGGACCGGGTGGTCGGCGGTGGGCAACGCGAGCGCCTACCGCGTCCGTCTCAAGCCCGTCGGTGGCGAGTACGTGACGGCGTACCAGTCGGCCCCCGTCCGCGCCGAACCGACCATCGGCGGGCGGAACGTCACGCTGTTCCCGGCGAACGGTGGCTTCGGCGTGGCCGTCACGCGGGGTAACGAGACGCTCGGGACGGCCCCCATCCCGGCCAACGCCACCGCGGTGAACGTCGGTGGCATCCTCGTCGAGAACGACGCCGGGCGACTGTTCGTGATCGACGGCGGGACCCGGGTCCGGGTGGCGAACCGCGAGACCTACCGCTGA
- a CDS encoding quinone oxidoreductase family protein, whose protein sequence is MQVAAFAELTGPDGVELLDRPNPTPGEGEAVVDVAACSINRHDLWILQGDSAMVSGDALPFVSGLDVAGTVREAGPDTAVSEGDRVLLCPNETCGTCEFCREGPENRCAAFSLYHGGLAERALVDGDRLIPLPDAVGFVEAAALPTAYLTAWHMMRRAGVTAGDLVFVPGATGGVGVACVQLLDLVGARSIGTSTSAEKLAAIEELGCDHLVETADPNEMLAAVKDVGRPDATLNHLAGEYGQVAMAAMGRGGVQVVCGRTAGPDLTIQAAPFFLGHQSVHGSTMGTQPELERLVGFVADGDLSPVVDRTYPLAETGAAFRDMVDRDVVGKLVVTP, encoded by the coding sequence ATGCAGGTAGCCGCGTTCGCGGAACTGACCGGACCGGACGGCGTGGAACTGCTCGACCGACCGAATCCCACGCCGGGCGAGGGGGAGGCCGTCGTCGACGTCGCGGCGTGCTCCATCAACCGTCACGACCTCTGGATACTGCAGGGCGACTCCGCGATGGTGAGCGGCGACGCGCTGCCGTTCGTCTCGGGGCTGGACGTGGCCGGCACCGTCCGCGAGGCGGGACCGGACACCGCGGTGAGCGAGGGCGACCGCGTCCTGCTCTGTCCGAACGAGACCTGCGGGACCTGCGAGTTCTGTCGCGAGGGGCCGGAGAACCGGTGTGCTGCGTTCTCGCTCTACCACGGCGGGCTGGCGGAGCGGGCACTCGTCGACGGCGACCGGCTGATCCCCCTCCCCGACGCGGTCGGGTTCGTCGAGGCGGCGGCGCTCCCGACGGCCTACCTCACCGCGTGGCACATGATGCGACGGGCCGGCGTGACCGCGGGTGACCTCGTGTTCGTGCCCGGTGCGACCGGCGGCGTCGGCGTCGCCTGCGTGCAGTTGCTCGACCTCGTCGGTGCACGCTCCATCGGGACCTCGACCTCGGCGGAGAAGCTCGCGGCGATCGAGGAGCTGGGCTGTGACCACCTCGTCGAGACGGCCGACCCCAACGAGATGCTGGCGGCGGTGAAGGACGTCGGTCGCCCGGACGCGACGCTCAACCACCTCGCCGGAGAGTACGGGCAGGTGGCGATGGCGGCGATGGGTCGTGGCGGCGTGCAGGTCGTGTGTGGTCGGACGGCCGGCCCGGACCTGACCATCCAGGCCGCGCCGTTCTTCCTCGGCCACCAGTCGGTCCACGGGTCGACGATGGGGACCCAGCCCGAGCTGGAGCGACTCGTCGGGTTCGTCGCCGACGGCGACCTCTCGCCGGTCGTCGATCGGACCTACCCACTGGCGGAGACGGGCGCCGCGTTCCGCGACATGGTCGACCGCGACGTGGTGGGGAAACTCGTCGTCACGCCGTGA
- a CDS encoding phosphotransferase family protein, whose amino-acid sequence MTDTSEEYFRRLVNVDRLREYLEAELGPAEEYEVRRHAEGHSNETLFVTWGEKELVVRRPPPGETADTAHDVLREFRVMDALQDTEVRVPPTVLASDDQDVMGSDFYVMERVDGDVLRRGEPDRFQNAHARKKIGEELVDTLAEIHAVDYEAVGLEVGDFGYPPGFTERQVRRWSEQLMWAFSVTNEEREVPELYEVMEWLQDNVPEDPPATLVHGDYKLDNVMFGPADEPEIVAIFDWEMSTLGDPFTDLGWMLSYWWDEKDPVPPTGTDTLMRTFMTHEDYPTRTELVARYEDLTGFEFENDRFYRTLAVYKLAGLGEMFFRRYLEGNSDDPMYPKMEDGVPALAERAMRIIEGEEPL is encoded by the coding sequence ATGACCGACACCAGCGAGGAGTACTTCCGACGGCTCGTGAACGTCGACAGACTCCGGGAGTACCTGGAGGCCGAGCTCGGCCCAGCCGAGGAGTACGAGGTCCGCCGTCACGCCGAGGGACACTCGAACGAGACGCTGTTCGTCACCTGGGGCGAGAAGGAACTCGTCGTCCGTCGGCCCCCGCCGGGCGAGACGGCCGACACCGCCCACGACGTGTTGCGCGAGTTCCGCGTCATGGACGCGCTGCAGGACACGGAGGTGCGGGTCCCACCCACCGTCCTCGCCAGCGACGATCAGGACGTGATGGGGTCGGACTTCTACGTGATGGAGCGCGTCGACGGTGACGTGCTCAGGCGTGGTGAGCCGGACCGGTTCCAGAACGCACACGCGCGCAAGAAGATAGGGGAGGAACTGGTCGACACGCTCGCGGAGATCCACGCCGTCGACTACGAGGCGGTCGGCCTCGAGGTCGGTGACTTCGGCTACCCGCCGGGGTTCACCGAGCGGCAGGTGCGGCGCTGGTCCGAGCAGTTGATGTGGGCCTTCTCGGTCACGAACGAGGAGCGCGAGGTGCCCGAACTGTACGAGGTGATGGAGTGGCTCCAGGACAACGTCCCGGAGGACCCGCCGGCGACGCTCGTCCACGGCGACTACAAGCTCGACAACGTGATGTTCGGCCCCGCGGACGAGCCCGAGATCGTCGCCATCTTCGACTGGGAGATGTCGACGCTCGGCGACCCGTTCACCGACCTCGGCTGGATGCTCTCGTACTGGTGGGACGAGAAGGACCCCGTGCCGCCGACGGGGACCGACACGCTGATGCGGACGTTCATGACCCACGAGGACTACCCGACCCGGACGGAACTGGTCGCCCGGTACGAGGACCTGACGGGCTTCGAGTTCGAGAACGACCGGTTCTACCGGACACTCGCCGTCTACAAACTGGCCGGCCTCGGCGAGATGTTCTTCCGGCGGTACCTCGAGGGGAACTCGGACGACCCGATGTACCCGAAGATGGAAGACGGCGTGCCGGCGCTGGCCGAGCGCGCGATGCGCATCATCGAGGGCGAGGAACCGCTCTGA
- a CDS encoding acyl-CoA dehydrogenase family protein — protein sequence MEYHDSPEARELAERARAFMDEVVIPTERDLLAGGPFTEDLVDELRAEARERDVYCPQIDEEHGGMGHEFADVLPLFEEAGRSLLGATAMRVDAPDEGNMHTIELVGTEAQKEEYLEPLVAGEIRSGFSMTEPRDGAGSDPKMMRTTATKDGDEWVIDGHKWWTTQGDEADFFIVMARTDVDAHPYEGTSLFLVDADADGVEIVEPTPHLGQSMIPESHAEIRYDGVRVSEDALLGTENMGFVHAQQRLGPARLTHCMRFTGMATRALTIAKTYMDDREAFDSTLAEKQAQRYAIADMETRLHAVRTMVRHAARQISAGEEARIPVSMSKVFAANTTQEAVDLSIQCCGGPGMSRKLPLADFYDAVRAFRIVDGADEVHKRVIARDAFDEANVRPEELANLPTF from the coding sequence ATGGAGTATCACGACTCCCCCGAGGCACGGGAACTGGCCGAGAGGGCGCGCGCGTTCATGGACGAGGTCGTCATCCCCACCGAGCGGGACCTGCTGGCCGGTGGGCCGTTCACGGAGGACCTCGTGGACGAACTGCGCGCTGAGGCACGCGAACGGGACGTCTACTGTCCGCAGATCGACGAGGAACACGGCGGCATGGGCCACGAGTTCGCCGACGTGCTCCCGCTGTTCGAGGAGGCCGGCCGTTCGCTGCTGGGCGCGACGGCGATGCGCGTCGACGCCCCCGACGAGGGGAACATGCACACCATCGAACTGGTCGGCACCGAGGCCCAGAAGGAGGAGTACCTCGAACCGCTCGTCGCGGGCGAGATCCGCTCTGGCTTCTCGATGACCGAACCCCGCGATGGCGCCGGCTCGGACCCGAAGATGATGAGGACCACCGCCACGAAGGACGGCGACGAGTGGGTCATCGACGGCCACAAGTGGTGGACCACGCAGGGTGACGAGGCCGACTTCTTCATCGTCATGGCCCGCACCGACGTGGACGCGCACCCGTACGAGGGGACCTCACTGTTCCTGGTCGACGCTGACGCCGACGGTGTCGAGATTGTCGAACCCACGCCGCACCTCGGACAGTCGATGATCCCCGAGAGCCACGCCGAGATCCGTTACGACGGCGTCCGCGTCTCGGAGGACGCGCTCCTCGGCACCGAGAACATGGGCTTCGTCCACGCCCAGCAGCGACTCGGGCCGGCCCGACTGACCCACTGCATGCGCTTCACGGGGATGGCCACGCGCGCGCTCACCATCGCCAAGACCTACATGGACGACCGCGAGGCGTTCGACTCGACGCTCGCGGAGAAGCAGGCCCAGCGCTACGCCATCGCGGACATGGAGACCCGCCTCCACGCGGTCCGGACGATGGTCCGCCACGCCGCCCGCCAGATATCCGCGGGCGAGGAGGCTCGCATCCCCGTCTCCATGTCGAAGGTGTTCGCCGCGAACACCACGCAGGAGGCCGTGGACCTCTCCATCCAGTGCTGTGGTGGTCCCGGGATGTCCCGGAAGCTCCCGCTCGCGGACTTCTACGACGCGGTCCGCGCGTTCCGCATCGTCGACGGAGCCGACGAGGTCCACAAGCGTGTCATCGCGCGTGACGCGTTCGACGAAGCGAACGTTCGGCCCGAGGAACTGGCGAACCTGCCCACCTTCTAG
- a CDS encoding CoA-binding protein, giving the protein MPIVDPEGLRRILDYDRIAVVGASTDYDKAAHIVPAYLQRHGYELTPVNPNADEILGERTYDSLADVPGPVDVVQVFRPAEEVPAIVEQALARDDVRVIWLQQGIRNDEGARRAKAAGLEFVQDRCMKVEHGMLVRSPMD; this is encoded by the coding sequence ATGCCGATCGTGGACCCCGAAGGGCTCCGCCGGATACTCGACTACGACCGGATCGCCGTCGTCGGGGCGTCGACGGACTACGACAAGGCCGCACACATCGTGCCTGCGTACCTCCAGCGCCACGGCTACGAACTGACGCCGGTGAACCCGAACGCCGACGAGATACTCGGGGAGCGCACGTACGACTCACTCGCCGACGTGCCCGGGCCGGTCGACGTGGTGCAGGTGTTCCGCCCGGCCGAGGAGGTACCGGCGATAGTCGAGCAAGCGCTCGCTCGTGACGACGTTCGGGTCATCTGGCTCCAGCAGGGCATCAGGAACGACGAAGGCGCACGAAGGGCCAAAGCCGCCGGCCTCGAGTTCGTCCAAGACCGCTGCATGAAGGTCGAACACGGGATGCTGGTCCGGAGCCCGATGGACTGA
- a CDS encoding MBL fold metallo-hydrolase produces METIHSDWGDWLPREVADAEPDGLDVWYLGCNGFFLKASDGTTLLIDPYLGTGDPPRTVRMVPVPFHPGDVEGVDAILATHEHTDHVHGPSQAPVLEGTDANFFAPDDSVEKAREDERWTDEWDVEDDQLHVVAEGDRIDVGSLSVHVEPAHDPDASHPVSYVVEHESGTFFHGGDARPSEAFADIGERYDIDLGVLAFGSSGMIPDKETREPTFTQWYSDPNMVAEAANQLALDRLLPSHWDIWKGLTADPRSVRDHCRSFAHPRTVVVAEIGDRVSVGTPR; encoded by the coding sequence ATGGAGACGATACACTCGGACTGGGGCGACTGGCTCCCGCGCGAGGTGGCCGACGCCGAACCCGACGGCCTCGACGTCTGGTACCTCGGGTGCAACGGCTTCTTCCTGAAGGCCAGCGACGGGACCACCTTGCTGATAGACCCCTACCTCGGGACGGGCGACCCGCCGCGCACCGTCCGGATGGTTCCGGTGCCGTTCCACCCCGGGGACGTCGAGGGCGTCGACGCGATACTGGCGACCCACGAACACACGGACCACGTCCACGGTCCCTCGCAGGCACCCGTCCTCGAGGGCACGGATGCCAACTTCTTCGCCCCCGACGACTCCGTCGAGAAGGCCCGCGAGGACGAGCGCTGGACCGACGAGTGGGACGTGGAGGATGACCAGCTCCACGTCGTCGCCGAGGGCGACCGCATCGACGTGGGCTCGCTCAGTGTCCACGTCGAACCGGCCCACGACCCCGACGCGAGCCACCCCGTGTCGTACGTCGTCGAACACGAGTCGGGGACGTTCTTCCACGGCGGTGACGCGCGCCCGAGCGAGGCGTTCGCCGACATCGGCGAGCGGTACGACATCGACCTCGGGGTTCTCGCGTTCGGCTCCAGCGGGATGATACCGGACAAGGAGACGCGTGAGCCCACGTTCACGCAGTGGTACTCGGACCCGAACATGGTCGCCGAGGCGGCGAACCAGCTCGCGCTAGACCGGCTGCTGCCGAGCCACTGGGACATCTGGAAGGGGCTGACCGCCGACCCGCGGTCGGTCCGCGACCACTGTCGGTCGTTCGCTCACCCGCGGACGGTGGTGGTGGCCGAGATCGGCGACCGTGTCTCGGTCGGCACCCCACGCTGA